A region of Epinephelus fuscoguttatus linkage group LG1, E.fuscoguttatus.final_Chr_v1 DNA encodes the following proteins:
- the arpc4l gene encoding actin related protein 2/3 complex, subunit 4, like, which translates to MTATLRPYLNAVRATLQAALCLENFSSQVVERHNKPEVEVRSSKELLLQPVVISRNDKEKVLIEGSINSVRVSIAVKQADEIEKILCHKFMRFMMMRAENFFILRRKPVEGYDISFLITNFHTEQMYKHKLVDFVIHFMEEIDKEISEMKLSVNARARIVAEEFLKNF; encoded by the exons ATG ACAGCGACTCTGCGCCCCTACTTAAACGCTGTGAGGGCCACACTGCAGGCGGCCCTCTGTCTGGAGAACTTCTCCTCTCAGGTGGTGGAGCGTCACAACAAGCCAGAGGTGGAGGTCAG GAGCAGTAAGGAGCTGCTACTTCAGCCCGTGGTGATCAGCCGTAATGACAAGGAGAAGGTTCTTATTGAGGGATCCATCAACTCTGTCAGAGTCAGCATTGCTGTCAAACAG GCTGATGAGATTGAGAAGATCCTTTGCCACAAGTTCATGCGCTTCATGATGATGAGAGCAGAGAACTTCTTCATTCTGAGGAGGAAACCAGTAGAG GGATATGATATTAGCTTCTTGATTACCAACTTCCACACGGAGCAGATGTACAAACACAAGCTGGTGGACTTTGTCATCCATTTCATGGAGGAGATCGACAAGGAGATTAGCGAGATGAAACTGTCCGTCAACGCTAGGGCCCGTATCGTTGCTGAGGAATTCCTCAAGAAC TTCTGA